The genomic stretch tctattttattttctaaaaatatttaacacggAAACGCAGTTTGGCtagttagaaaataaattattcaaaacatacTCTTCATAAATCTGTTTTTGGACATCGGGGCGAGTACCGATGGACTTCAAAGCATAAACTAAAGTTGTACTCGTTGTGTCATATCCAGCAATGATGAACGTCTCCAAATGCTGCCTTATATCTTCGTCTGAAGAGATTTCGTTCTTTATAGGCGTCCCTAATATGAAATCTAATGTCGATTTGGTGCTctctgtaaataaaatgttgaagttACCATATTGTTCAAAAATTAAGCATCCGCCTCAATACGATCAAAATATTATGCTGCTTCAAAACTTACAATTACTTTGCATAATAGTACtgcacaataaaatttaactacACCTTCAAACTAATAATCTATGTAGaatcagctccaaaagtcgTTGAATATATCTCATCAAGAAAACATCTGACGGTGATTAAAATGATTAACGTCAAATAATTCTACCTgttttttttcatgtatttattaacatttggtaATGAAGACGTTTTAAAAGTATGAAGGTGTAAAGCGACttatggagctgactgtacataactacaatgttaaacaatataaacttgCAATATATTGGTCAATGTTATCGTAGGTCTTATATCTACTTAAGATTTTGTGCAAAACAATAACCTTCCATGCCATGGTCGCCTTCAAGATCTAGTTTTCTTTTGCGAATCACCTGAAAAGAGTAGAAATTTACATGAGAATTGCATGCATAAACTACAAACTCAAATACAagtacaaaaattaaaacagtttcCCTACAAAAGAGCCGTTAGGGCCAATTATTTTATCCATCCATTTCTATTCAAATTGCATTGATGTTCATATTTACCTCATATCTTAGATCCTTAGCTTTGTTCATAATTATATCTTGTTGTTTTTTAAGATTGCTTCTGTTGTAAAAGAACGGAATGAGCAGCCAAGTTTTCTTCACTCTTTCaataaataagacaaataaattatCAGTTTCGTATGCATAATTAGTATTGATCATGTCATCAGGTCGGTGACCCAGTGTCGTTTCTGaaaccataaatatttatattttagtattttgcgtttgaaagtttttatttgtagtcCTCTTTTATGATAGAGATTATGTTGCATAACAATCTGATTTGCGCCCCTCGCAGAATCATTTTACAGAAAATTTTCAATGCCAAacactcgatactcgacagtactaattgtagagaatcgctctgatgtagcgcgattctgtacaatcggtgtatgtgctgccaaaataatttctacgacgccGACGCccgtcagattttcatacaaaatttcttgatggcaagccggttgttggtagtcgatagtagtagagaatcgtgctattgTAACTCGATTCACTgctactgtcgactaccgacaaccgagctgtcatcgagaaattttgtatgttaatctgatcagcgcctctgacgggtgtcgtaggaattattttggcagtacattataaatgtcaaaatttcgatactcgacagtaccgactgtacagaatcgcgctacagtataCCTTACTAATTATACTATAGAATGAATTACTTACTACTAACAGTTTCTAGTATATGATTGCTCATATACCAATATGGATTAAATGTTCCTTTGCCCACTTCAGTAGCTAGTTTACGAACTAGTTCTCTtgatttacaattaaatacttcCATGTAGCTGTCCAGTACACGTGTGGCGAAGGCTGGGTTGAATAGTTTACGATTTTTCTTCCATAATGGCACTACAAAAatcacatataaaaaataagattacttTATGAATATATGCATAATAGTTtgagcgggttggggactttggccagcatggtggattcaaggcctaacccctccctcgtttgggtggagacccttgccctgtagtgggacagtaacgggataaaaaaaatagagataTATAATAAGTAACTGTTTGTGCCTGAATCTAGCTGCATCGAGCTCGTAAAATACTATAGTACGGCAACTTAGTAGAAAACCTTGGAATGCAGGATTTAAATAGGTATGATTAAAGGTTTGTTGTATCTCCGATAAAAAGAAGGCAAAGCCAACAGGCAACCAGGTATCTTCCACcactagtatacgtcaaattgaggtcactatttagtacattgctgcctTGACGTTAcgtgttaatcattataatctatGAGTGAAAACAATGATACGTATTGAGactgcatataataatatgtagtatatcaataaaaatataaattttattttatgagacAGTAATCATCTCGTTGAATTCTAAGAATcgtaaattgttataaaatataaatatttcaaaaataatgacGGCAAGCAGTGTTATTTAGAGGCAAAATGTAGACATAGCACAATATTATGGCGTGGTCTGAAACCACTTTAACCCTGTTTAATATATAACGTCGGACTgggtttaaataaaatcacaaatgtaattacatagttttatttcatcGCAATTCTTATATTACTTAGTCTAAGTAATTTCCAATTAAAGGCAACGTCAgtgtaattaatttcaaaaacacATTGAACACTAATAAAAGTTATAGTACAATGACCATTAGAACGCGGGGTTGGAAGGAACTTGAAAATGTGAGAGATAACATTATTTAGAAGGactctgtagctcgattctgtacaggcggtactgtcgagtatcgaaagtttgacatttagaatgtcctgccaaaatagttcctacgacgcccgtcagaggcgctgattagattttcatacaaaatttctcgatcacaagccggttgtcggtagtcgatagtagtagagaatcgagctactgatagGGTAGGTTAAGATGAAGCAGGTCAATGAACCATTGAAGCAGGAGTACTTATTGTAGCGGGGTTTTAATGAACAGGACGGTGAACTACTGACGTAGATACGTCACAGTTGCCATAACACGGAGGTGGTTCATATTCGGCTGTAGCAGGCCGGTGATATACTGACGAAGGTGCATCACAATTACCATAACACGGAGGTGATTCGTACCTGGCTAAACCAGGTTGATTATCGACTGCATCAAATATTACGTCTCTGCTATAACGAAGATGTTCAGCTGGCTTTATGTCAGTATCGATCCTTAAAATCCTAAAGCCAGTAGGACTCGCAAGCAAAGTGCCCACAGCACACAGAATCACCAACCACTAAAAACATATGAATTCGATtaacataaatgttttaattaaaataatttattatattagtagtattatattttaccttaAGCATCTTTATCGTAGAGGAGTTGCGATTGCAATATTATGTCAACAGGTAAACCTTCACTTTTATACTTGTATCACTCTCAAAACCTGTACACCAAAAAACCCATAGTATTTGCGCAACTTTATTCATGTATAATGCTATAAATGGATATAAAACCAGTTTGTTTGTCTCTTTGTCTGGTGCGCTACGCCCGGTTGTACTAAAATAGATGATTTAGCTAGACGTTATTAATGGCCCGGAAACAAATATCAGCTAAGTacatgttttacaaataaaaaagcttggttagtatttattataataattcgtTTTTATATAGTTTGTTATGTATGTTGGGAAGATattcggttttttttttaaatattatgttaagagCGTACTCTCGCCAACAAGCTTGACGattaagcttaaattatttgttaccaaaaaaataaactatttttcattttcacgTCTAGCCAAATGCCTCTTAAGTTTGGTTGTCTGCATACACAGTAAGAAGTTACGTATCATAATTGGTATTAAAAGGTGATATAATgacaaaagcttttaaatgaTCTAGGTCGACTATATCAGTAATCCTgtataaatgatattattagaCAACAAAGTAGAGAAAACGTCTTAAAAAAAAGCTAATTTGATACAAATTCACACAAACTCATtggcagaggtatatgaaaatgtatttcagTGGTTGGccgttaataataataagttcaaTGTAATAGGGGTACATCTTTATTAGTTATTCTAGAAATACATACAATCAGCACGAATTACAGCAAGGATTGTAGTAAAATGACTGTTTCCAATATAAGAATGGGTGGtttaaagaattttttaaaactataacaaaaaatattatcaagtaagacgattatttttttctgcctcgtggcgcagtggtttcagtcgccacgctgctaccgttgcgtctggaggtcgtgggtttggtCGTGTGGGAACACGAAACTATTATTTgcacgatccacaaataattgtttcggtttccgttgtgtccgatgtttgtaaaaaatccccgcgatacaagaacAATACTTAGTGCCGGAGTtgtctatttaaaacaaacaaagtaattacgattttaaactctcgtgactattacacataatattataatgcaacgggtcttaaacgcgattgaaaatgtaaggttagaatacctaatttgttcacccgacgtttcgatcgaattattCTAACcttattttcaatcgcgtttaagacccgttgcattataatattaaacaaaataattttaatcaaaattggaGCAGGGGGAAAGGAAGTTTGACAAACACGACCTCGAATGGTTTACCATATTCACTTAGCAGGAATATGTACAATTGGAGTGGGAAAACCACATGTTCCGTAACAGAAGGGTGGTTCTGAATCAGGCGTAGCAGGCTGACGGACAACTGGACGCGGTAACCCTCGAAGATTATTATTAGCAGGACTTGCTAGCAACACGCCCACAGCACACAGAACCATCAACAACTGAAACAATCATTAGattcatataataattaactttattcatTTATCATACGGTCaatgtcaacctagtgtcaaagttattcaagtgTCCTGacacggcttaacgactgttgcaCGACTTAACACGTCATGCGCCACCCATCCATAGAGAGTCCGCTCTAAGTTGGTTCAACCCTCTTGGTCGTTTACTTACTATTGACGGCAAATTGCCATGAAGGCCTCAAGTTATatattaatactagctgacccgcgcaacttcgcttgcgtcacataagagagacataattttccccgtttttgtataatttttcaatggtactctgcttctattggtcgtagcgtgatggtatatagcctaaagccttcctcgataaatgggctatctaacaccgaaataatttttcaaatcggaccagtagttcctgagattagcgcgttcaaacaaacaaacaaacaaacaaacaaacaaacaaacaaacagacaaacaaacaaacaatcaaacaaacaaacaaactcttcagctttataatattagtatagatttaaacaaaaataaataaatttgattaatattttggtatttacCTTAAGCATCTTTATCGTGGGAAGCTGCGATTGTACATGCTACCAAGCAGGTAAAACTTCACTTTTATATCTCACGTTTATCCTCATAGATTGGTCCTCAAAAACTGGTATATTAAGAAAATCCATATTTGTTATGcaactatacataataatataatatataaggaAAACGATATTTTACTTACTGTTTAGATTAAGACTACGTCTCACACTTCTCACAGTAGTTATGTCACCATATACttcaaatttattgttttttatttttattatttagggttccgtacctcAATGGTAAAACTGGAccttattactaagcctccgctgccTGTCTGTCTTTATCTcttaaaccgtgatagctagaaagcaaagcaaaaaaaagatgtatttccgttgccgctgtAACTACAAATGGGGGTTCCTATAttataaacgtgtttttttcgtaattttttggtactttggtacggaaccctacaTGCGCGAGTCCGAcacgcacttggccggtttttattACATCAAATCTGTTTCCTAACaccccccattggttttttttaaatatattcaatgaacagaattgacctctctatagatttattataaatctgggggcacggaagtgcccccgcaagtcgagcaaaaaaaaagcggcacggccgtaacatccttttctcgaagcaattcgggctatttttgacacccctataatttcgttgtggataaaacaagaagcctggattttcagcaactaataagtcattgtataaacacggtatatttaaaatttcagtcaatttgaaccagtagtttaagaatgacaacttgttaaaattttgaattttgtcactcactgattcactgactcactgactcaccgatcatcaaaagtctaaggtacttctagcagacttagaagcttaaaatttagaatacaaatagggtttagtgtcttaatcatgggaaaaatttaaccacaacgaaattataggggtgtcaaaaatagcccgaattgcttcgagaaaaggatgttacggccgtgccgctttttttttgctcgacttgcgggggcacttccgtgcccccagatattttctaatttcggtccagttttctaaatacaccaactgcaacaataactttgtaatcccatataaatgtataagattacaaggttacatttgcagttaatgaattattattactgtaggaaataaaataaataggtgtaaataggtacctactatatgaggcataacgggaggggtaaagtaagggtgtttagcccatgaaactgaaccactttcgcataaaaaaatatgttgaattatgaaaaaaaaacgtctttccatacaaattggacttatgttcgctctacaaaaagaagtgagatgccatcaaaaacattctgtaaaaatctcaagtctcgccgtaaaaagttgtgagatctatataataccaagtcgattaatatatttagtctctacttaaaggaccttctgtcttaagttattgcgtatgttattatcatgccaattttaaaaaaatacctttaaaacaaatagatcgacttggtcatcgcaagaaaacacaaattcgcctttattaacattttaggagtattaacttcttgtcgtgctgtgtagtgtgatacctacatactaataatcaaatcatgcgatggccaggtcggtctatttgttttaaaggtatttttttaaaattggcatgataataacatacgtaataacttaagacagaaggtcctttaagtagagactaaatatattaatcgacttggtattatatagatctcacaactttttacggcgagacttgagatttttacagaatgtttttgatggcatatagatttatatgaacACTACAGCAAACACTTTCGTTTTAAGCGATATGACCTCGGTATGAAGCACTACCACATCTCGgcgttgtttgtatttaaaaaccTGTTACTTAGTCACATTTGTTGTTTCGCAGCTCACGAACTCAGAATACTTATTCAAGCATCTTCACTTTGAATCCTTTTTGtccttttcttttatattagCTTACACCCATGGACATGCACGTGAtgtaagttttttgttttagaataaaaaaataaaatagttgtatattttttgcctTTTAAATTACCTTGTAGCATTATCGACTAGACTTTCACGTTACCAATACCGTGCAATTGAGGTTAATTAAATTTAGAGAAATTATTTAATGAGACAGTTACAGATCCAAAATtaaacataggatacttttaaaaCCCATAAATCTACAGGAACATCCTGTTACGATCCTGTCTGGGACGATATTCTTGCCCAGGAGTGGGCTGGGTAAGTGTCTCCTACAAGCAAGGCAACGGTTTCGTACGAACAAGTAAGGGGTCAGGACTTAAGTCCACCAGTACTTTTCTTTTGagtttgcatgccttcaagaaataTGTTGAACTTACAtgcatcacgatatttttattcactGTTAGAATAATTTGGGTATGCTTACAGACAGAGGTGACAAGGCCATCACCGAACCATTCCTTCACCAGATCGTAAACGTCGCCTTTGTCTAGGCACTTCTGCAACACTGTCGTGCAGTCGTCCGGATCTGATATAACTGAAACAAGGTAATCATTAATaacaatctttatttatttactttagttttacaACTAAATAGACCTAGGTAGGTCTAGcttctttgttttatatagtCCCACagctgtttataaaaaataattgatatttctGTTAACTACAAAAAGGTAAAtgaaaataagtacttacagtAAAAAGTCCTCGGTCCTAAAATTAGTCTTGATACTCCTTTTGATTGTGCTGCGTGTTTGGAACATTTCTTCATGAGCTCCCAATAATCTGAAACCGGTAAAGCATGAAGGAATCGAATGACTTCACTCGTCACTTTTGTAGGAACCTTGCAGACGACAgttttttgtgttgtttaagttacctatgaaaaataaagaaacccCCACATGACCTGAGTTAtggacttaaagcctaacccctcccttgtttCGAAGGAGATCCTTGAAACTTAGTCATTAGGCTACCACCCCTTTAAAATATCACTAAAAATGTGGTTAAAGATGCTTCAAAAATAACTGTGAATTGCTTACCAACACCAGTTCCAAGTAAAGTCAGGATATGTCCTATAATAGGTAGACCACCAGCACAAACAGGAGGCTCCACATATTTTCTCCTGGTCAATATGATCCACCACGTAAATATAACAATCCATACCGCAATTAAAGACAAAAGCATATTTAAGAATATATCGCTTGAATGGTTGCTAAGAGACTAAACGTTTCAACCAATATAGTcagatgttttatattttttagatttttatgcatacaatacatataaatatcattgaattgTCTGTTTATGACAACACAAAAGTTCACTTACCAGCACTTACACTACAGGATACCAAAGCactgcttttttttaaattcttgtcTATCTGTCAGTGGTCACCTATtaaacggctcaaccgatttcgAGTAAACTTTATTGAAGATGTATACTTAGGAGTCCACAGGCACTTCCTTAAGAATTAAGAATTCAGCTTTTCatgcgttaaataaataaaagatcagAAATAAGCAAAATGAGAGCATTCTGCGTCAAAATTGCAGGCGAATTTTCGGAACACAACTAGTACttaagttaaacattttttgaaattaGGTACCCGGCATTCACCTTgtgatgaaattaaaaaaagacatagttttttaagtatttctaATCAAAGTCGAatcgatattttgttatttattatcttaaatgCATTTTGAATAGAAACATCATAAAACGTGTTCAGTGCATAACGATAGATAAGCAAAAAGACggattatcattttattatatttgataatagctaatacaaatttaatttgttgAAAAGCCATGGACATGATCTTGGACCATACCTATAACTACATCAAACGTTAAATCAAtcaaattcatttgtttttatgtagTATAGGAACAAATTCTACGCGGGCAGATTTGAAGCGAAAATTtaggttaaaaataacaattacaaaattCTTCTTCAGAAAATAGTGAGACAAAAAATTCGTAAGTAAAATAAACGCAGCCAGTGTTGGTTTTATTCAGGTCTTCTTTTTATatcacttaaatatttatacttacattgaaaatacatatatatttgaaaacataCAATTTAGGTGGCCACCGGTTTTGTGAACAGACTTTTCGTCATAACGAAAAGAACCATCTTCTGCATCAGACCCAGGGTCTGTTTGAGGTTTTAAAGTCTTCTATAGATCTTTTAGgccttaaaaatattgtttaagtcTCATAAAACTAGTTTAGATATAGGTACTGGTGCTAATTTTATGGTTGGACACTTTGGGGAAATCCTTGACTACAGGGAAAATGGTCTAAGAAAcacttttatctatttttatttttataattataataaatatgtttttctgtTTTGATTAAAGTTTCTTTGTTGTATATTAGCATAGAAGTAATTAGTTGGTAAAAACTATACCTAAAGCtcattttgattaattttcattcatacatcttgtcgcACTTTGTGTGTCAAatcaaaaactatttactttgattctaatttcaatataacagttttttattggtatatctgttacgctttttaattaaaaggtaGTGTATAAACGACTACACGACTCTGtaaagtaatcgaacctgcaacACCATGTATAATGACTCCTACCATCACACAGCACACtaatacatagtaataataatgtccttctaaactggccatctgtgcagtactttgtttatagtgtccaagtgtgtgcacaatacactggtacactctctattccatcactctcatagtctggtgggacggataaccgacacgaccagtgagaagTCAGGCGCAGgcccgacggctttacgtgctctccgaggcacggaggtcttcgacctcaacttcccaactccggcaatctctaagaaattcttaacagaatttttcagaaaagactttttgcgcgactcaggattcgaacccgagacctctcgtacgcagccgcatatactaccgaccgcgccacagaggcagttaataatatacatagtcATACACATAGTTAATTATCGTAGCTAAATGATTTAATGAAATTACGTATACTAAATGAtacattatgacgtcacataGCTTAAATGTCTCGCAAGCGACATTTGACCTTCCTTTAAAAATATCTGAATACAAAAAGCAATAGTCTTATGTTAACTAATTAGACATAGTTATTTAGAAGAACAATCATGTATTATTTCTCGAGAAAAAACGTTTTTGTGATTTCAGACTTTCCTAAATTGCGTACAGCGACATCTAGTTAAAAACTCTTGAACTAaaggatttttaataaaaatcttcgaaaatattggaagttttttgaaaaatataaagaatataatatacattgttgtatgttttatttgtaggtCATCTTTTTAATTGTGGTCTAAAAACTGTAATAGAAAATTTACAgtgttattgtgttttttttaatggtgCTATCAAGTTAAACAcaatgtttcataattattcTCGTGTctgctatttttaaataatttcatgttCTAACTAAGTGTTATGATTGTTTTATCTCTgacattagatttttttatgtatggaATAGAAAGATAAGTTTTTTTCAGGAGATGTCGCTGACTATAAATATGATGACTATAATTGCGTATTCGTTAATTTTATTCGTGCAAAacataaattgttttcattattttatttattttctttaaaaatcgaATTAACATTCCCGTTATCATTACGATGTTACaggtttttaatttagtattagaGGTTTTCCTTTTTCAgacaattaaatcaaataaaataattcttggTTGCGTTATAagataattctaattttatttttttaaatatcgcaCCCAACTATTAGTAGTACCTAGTAGCTTCATATATTTATGGTAAAAATCGTTTCCATAATTCATAGAAAAACGTCACCTTCCCTAGTTGTCTCTAGACCGTCTATAATACGGCGCAATAAGATTGCACAATCAAATACGGTCGTGGGCATTGACACTGAACTAGCCCTTTATTAATTGTGAACAAATGTGTGCATGGTACTGTCAAGGACTACAACCCTTACTCCAGGTAAATCACTCAGCATTTATTGACAAACAATGTCAGAATTGACCAAACTCGGAATTCGAACCCTAAACCTCTGCGCGACAGTCgcacactaccgactgcgccataGCGGCAGACATTATCACGTTTCAGCTCGCACTGCGTTCCGTTTATTTTTATCCATGACCCTATTCGTTGGTACGTACGTATACGagtattgtttaatataataaaaatagtttaacatcacacaattacttacataatttgTGTGATCTAGTAGTTTCTAACGCCCGCTCAAATTATTCCGTTCAAACATCACGTGCCGATAACGTTAACACAACGTGAATATGATACCCTATTTCTACACGCCGTCCTTCATTATGgaacttattaaataacaatactaacataACTATCGAAGTTTGATATCCATATGAGCAACTATTAGGCAATGCAATATAGGTACTAGACGAaaagtatttatgaaaaaaataggtttaaacACCAATTGAGCTCATTACCACAATTTGTTCCATTGCTGGTTTAGGGTCTCCTTCCGAAGGCAGTTAGGCCATAAGTCCGCCACACTGGCCAAATGTGAAGTGATGACTTTACATTTCTTTAACAACTTTCTTAAGGAACTCACAGGCATGCGTGGTtacctcacgatgttttcctttacctttAGAACAAGTGATATAATTTCTTATACACACGTAACGTTGAAAAGGCATTGTTCCCTCGGGTTCAAACCattgaccacttgcgtggaagtgcatgcttaaaccactcggctatcattacTCTTACTTGCTTTGAAGTTTGATGTGCGATAAATGTTAAGTCCAACCAACGAAACTTAATCCTCACGCGTACTTTCATACAATTAGACTTGCTCATACTCTTAAATAATTACCTGAATAAGATAACACTGAGGTATTGTTCTTTCTTCGCgtgtaaaaattgtttatttttcgagGTTTTTTATTGAGATGACtaggtgacccgcgcaacttcgcttccgtcacttaagagagaatgggtaataatttttcccgttttttaacattttttactcgtactcactagagtacgagtaaaaaatgttacgagtAAAAACGCTATGGCCAATAAGACTACTTATtggccatagcgtgatgatataataatatagccttcctcgataaatgggctatctaagactgaaagaatttctcgaatcggacctgtagttcctgagattagcgcgttcaaaccaacaaactcttcagctttataatattagaagataGATAGTacatagtatatagtatagataagtaaataagtaaatataagtaaataagtaaatataagtaaataagtaataagtatatatACTCActagagtacgagtaaaaaatgttacgagtAAAAACGCTATGGCCAATAAGACTACTTATtggccatagcgtgatgatatatagccttcctcgataaatgggctatctaagactgaaagaatttctcgaatcggacctgtagttcctgagattagcgcgttcaaacaaacaaactcttcagctttataatattagaagatagatagtacatagtataaagtatagataagtaaataagtaaatataagtaaataagtaataagtataagtatctttatattaacatagtactgcaataattgtgttatcaaagactctgacggccttgttctctgtctcaccgtaacacaggtacaaacctagcacgggagctggggaataatgtcttgttggtctggagtatgatacagttttgtagtgctatctaaactttactttgccagaaattttaactattattatttaatatctaaatattgtataagtaaatttttgttttttatcaataacgctcgccgtatctaagagcctgtgatacaggatttatttatcctaatacaggctccctatgtttttattatgtacctacctaatattctaactataagacttatattaaactttaagtattaatttatttgaataaattgaattgaat from Anticarsia gemmatalis isolate Benzon Research Colony breed Stoneville strain chromosome 24, ilAntGemm2 primary, whole genome shotgun sequence encodes the following:
- the LOC142983397 gene encoding cytochrome P450 4V2-like is translated as MLLSLIAVWIVIFTWWIILTRRKYVEPPVCAGGLPIIGHILTLLGTGVDYWELMKKCSKHAAQSKGVSRLILGPRTFYFISDPDDCTTVLQKCLDKGDVYDLVKEWFGDGLVTSVLPLWKKNRKLFNPAFATRVLDSYMEVFNCKSRELVRKLATEVGKGTFNPYWYMSNHILETVSKTTLGHRPDDMINTNYAYETDNLFVLFIERVKKTWLLIPFFYNRSNLKKQQDIIMNKAKDLRYEVIRKRKLDLEGDHGMEESTKSTLDFILGTPIKNEISSDEDIRQHLETFIIAGYDTTSTTLVYALKSIGTRPDVQKQIYEEIQQVFGESDRDVEKEDLPKLLYLEAVIKETIRLYPPVPVVGRTVHDDIKLKNYTLRKGSSIVGSIYGVNRHPLWGEDADEFNPDRWLNCKRPPAGLFAGFSLGRRNCVDSSVAPLSRKIKTKILIGPPPGKPKENE